Below is a window of Candidatus Bathyarchaeota archaeon DNA.
CTTGATTACCTTCACTCCGTGTATTTCTTCAGGTCTAAGACGGTACACAGATGTGCGGTTCTTGATTATGATTTTTCTTGACATTGTAGTCGTTATTAGAGTTGGGCCGCTTTTAAGCCATATTTCTGTTTAGTTAATATGTTGATTTCGAGATTACACGCTTACGGCACAAAAGAAAGGAAGGGGGAGTTGAATGAGCAAAGCAGTGATTGTCTATGACCGAACTATATGGCTGCCCAATGGACTGGTGATTATCAAAGTTCCGAGGGCTAAGAGGATTATCAAGAGTTCTTCGACTTTCATCCTTCGCCATCTCCAATACTATATATATCTCTAGAGGTTTATATATTTAATACAGTTCTAGAAGAATAAACTAGAATCTTCATAGATTTTGGTGTTTGCATGCATGCATTTTCATCTATGTCGCCAGAAAGCATGCATGCAAGCAGCTAGAAAAACATTAAAGCGAAATCAGACGCTTAAATGATTGGAGGATTCGAAGTTGTCGAGTAGTAGAGAATTGAAAGAGATTGGCATTGTTACTCACTTTTTCGCAAAGATTAGTGTAGCTGTTGTGGAGCTGAAGGATACTTTGCGTGCAGGTGATAGGATACTTATTCAAGGAGATACATCGGATTTCGAGCAGACCGTAGAGTCAATGCAGATTGAGCATGAGAATATCGAGAGTGCTGGAGCTGGGCAGAGTATAGGTTTGAAGGTTGATCAGAGAGTTAGAGAAGGAGATAGAGTCTACAGGATTCTTTCGTAGAAATGCATGCATACAAAGCTAAGCTCATGGACAAACAGAAGGAAACCTACAACAACTTGATAGCGGAGGATGTTCCTCTTCGAATGATTAGGGTCAGGATTGTTTCCTTCGATCTCAACAGGTTTTTGGTAAAGGAACACAAGTATGAAAGGTTCTTATAGCAAGAAAAATTGTATAGTACTCCATGTTGTCATGTATGCATGTAGGGAGAAAGCTCTTTCTGGAAGCAGTCCATAATAGACGTTCTGTGAATGCTGCATGCATTGAAACTAGGTGTATACGTTGACCGAACAGCTTTCCACACGAGTAAATTCTACAGAGACCTCGCCCATAAGAAAGCTGATAGACATGGTTGATAGGACACCGAACGTTATTGGATTGCACGCTGGCGAGCCTGATTTCGACACTCCAATGCACATCAGAGAGGCTGCAAAGAAAGCTCTAGACGAAGGATACACCCATTATGCACATACAGCGGGTCTGCCGGAGCTGAGAGAAGCTATAGCGGAAAAGTTGCTGAAGGAAAATAACATCAAAGCTGACTCAGAAACCGAGATAACAGTTACGGTAGGTGGTTTTGCAGCTCTGTTCTCAACTTTCCAGGCCGTGATAAACCCTGGCGACGAAGTTATAGTTACTGAACCATCGTGGCCCTCTTACAAAGGTTTCACAAAATTGTCTGGGGGCATCCTTGTTCCCCTCCAACTAAAGGCACCCGACTACCCTCTGGACGTGAACTCGTTGACTGAAAGAATCACGGAACACACAAAGATGGTAGTGATTAACAATCCAAACAACCCAACTGGAGCCGTATACAGTCCAGAACAACTCAGGGATTTGGCATCCCTCGCAAAAAAACACGACTTTTTAGTGCTGGCAGACGAAGTGTATGAAAAGATAGTCTTCGACAACACACCACACTACAGCATCGCCAGTTTTACAACCATGAAAGAAAAGACAATCACTGTAAACTCATTTTCAAAAACCTACGCCATGACAGGATGGCGTGTTGGTTATGTCGTGGCCAACGAGCAAATAACCTCTGGTATCCGCCGCATTCATTCCTACATCGCTTCGTGTGTAAGCCCTGCTTTTCAAAAAGCAGCATTGGCCGCCATAACAGCACCTGATGACTGTGTGCAACGAATGGTTAGAGAATATAAGGAACGACGAGACATGACCGTTGAAGCGCTCAACGATATACCACTTTTGCAGTGCATAAAGCCCAAAGGAACTTTTTACCTATTCCCCGATGTTCAAGGATTAGGTCTACCTTCTGCGGACCTTGCAGAACAGATATTAAAGAAGGCAAAGGTGGCTACGATACCTGGTAGTGCTTTTGGATCAAGTGGCGAAGGACATTTGCGAATGGCAATTGCGGTTTCCAAAAAAGATTTACTGGAAGCTGTGAAGAGAATTGGGAGCTTTGTAAAAGCGTTACCAAGTCGCAGAGGTAAATGACGAAACTCTTGTGTGTGCAGTAAATTGTTACATTTCTATATCATTGATGCATGCAATAAGACGTTGTTCATACCGAGTGACATTGAAAACGTCAAACATACATATGCTCCATCTTCTGTTCTTTTCCCACTGTGAAGGATAAGTATTCAAGGCTTACGGGACTGCAGGATATTTGGGTTTCGCACCGTTGGCATCTAATTTTTATTATTATAGGCGTTATCCTCTCCTTTTCACCAGTGAGCCCTGTTATGGTGGGCGCCGCATAAGTAACTTCAACCAATTCTGCCTTTCCTAACTCAAACGTTCCAGACTTCAAATGGTCAAGGTATGTTATCTTTTGTTTGCAGCCACAAGCTTCACATGTCAGGGTATGCGGGGTTGCAAGCAGGGGATTGCGGTCAAAAATTCCTTTCCTAGCCATATTCATAATCTTCTCTTTAGGATCAGGTCGAACAACGCTTGGACCAAGTTTCTTTTTCATTCTACGTAATCCTTGACTTTTCGCACAGATATTGTTTTTCGGTCTTGGCTAATAACCAGACATGAGTTAATGGATAAAATTAGCTTTTGACTTTTCAGATGTCACCCGTGGCTTCACTGCAACCTCGGAAATATACAATTAAATTGGGGGTCTAACCAGTTTCCTTTCAGAAAGTGGTAATTTCATCCATTTTTTAAACTCGAGGCTTGGCGGTTCAGTTTCAAACAGTGGTTTTCTGCGAAACTCTAACAAGTTATTTTTTTTCTCTGTAAATTCAGCAGCCGTAACGACTACATGACCCACTTTTGACGCTGCATCAAAGATTGGTTGAGAAAGTTCTCTCCAACGTTTATCCCGAAGGATGTGATGCTCCAGAATCGTTAATGGAACGTTCTTAACTATGGTTTCAAGATTTTGCATTCCACGTTGAATGTGGTCTTCTGGCACTCTGAACCCTGCTAAATAAAGTGGAGGTCCACCTATAATGATCAACTGAGGCCTTTCGCCGAGAATCAGTTTCAACGTTTGGTCATACATGGGACCCTGAACATCAGGAGCAAACAACACTCTCTCATCGCCACATTGAACGGTGGTCATCAAAACCCAGCCTAACGGCGTGTTCTCGGCTCCATGGAAAACGGGCTCAGAAAACTTCACCCTCGTTTCTCCGAACTCAAACGTTCTGTCGTCTACAACCTCCAGTCTCTCAGCATGCTTGCCACCAGTTTTCTTAAACATCCAGCCTCGACGCCTCTGACTGAAGTTAATTATAGCTCGATAGTCCTTGGCGAGAACCAGCTTTCCCAAATAGATTTGCCCAGCCATCTCATCAGAAGACCAGTTACAAAACCAGTCCACATATGAAGGAGTGTGATGATCAAAATGATAATGACTCACCGTGACCACATCCGCCTCTTCCGTAGCCTTCAAAATCCTCTTGCGACATTCAGCCATGGCCTCATACTC
It encodes the following:
- a CDS encoding translation elongation factor-like protein, with translation MKEIGIVTHFFAKISVAVVELKDTLRAGDRILIQGDTSDFEQTVESMQIEHENIESAGAGQSIGLKVDQRVREGDRVYRILS
- a CDS encoding pyridoxal phosphate-dependent aminotransferase codes for the protein MTEQLSTRVNSTETSPIRKLIDMVDRTPNVIGLHAGEPDFDTPMHIREAAKKALDEGYTHYAHTAGLPELREAIAEKLLKENNIKADSETEITVTVGGFAALFSTFQAVINPGDEVIVTEPSWPSYKGFTKLSGGILVPLQLKAPDYPLDVNSLTERITEHTKMVVINNPNNPTGAVYSPEQLRDLASLAKKHDFLVLADEVYEKIVFDNTPHYSIASFTTMKEKTITVNSFSKTYAMTGWRVGYVVANEQITSGIRRIHSYIASCVSPAFQKAALAAITAPDDCVQRMVREYKERRDMTVEALNDIPLLQCIKPKGTFYLFPDVQGLGLPSADLAEQILKKAKVATIPGSAFGSSGEGHLRMAIAVSKKDLLEAVKRIGSFVKALPSRRGK